The genomic region ATTCACGTCAAAACTAGCTGGAATCCCTTTTCCACGAGGTCCTGGAAGGCGTAGTGATCGTGCTCGTCTCCCAGCAACTTGACCTTAAGTCGGTCCCTTATATTTAGATGCGGAGGTGATGCACAGTATCCGCATGCCCCGAGGAGGAGGCCTCTCTTCACAACCTCGTCAAAGGCGGGTCTCAATCCCTTGTAGGGGCTCTCAGAGATGGGTATCTTAGTCCCTAACCCGTCGAGGTAAACTAGGACCTCGTTCCCCTTCTGGCTCAGTTCAACCGCATAGTGAAATGCGTGGGCCGCCTTAATGGATTCGGAAAGGCTCGAGGGATCACTCATTACTACGAAAAGGAGTTTAGCCATAAATTAATGAAGATAAGGAAAACTAAAAAAGATTTTAACTCTGTCAGACGAGCACCACACTGAAGTTGTTGGTTAGTATCGTGAGCTCCTCTGTCCCCACGTAACTCTCCGGTACACCGTTCACCAGGTTGTCGTGAACGTTGTATGCGCTCTCCCCTGTGTTGGAACCGAAGGTGTAAAGTGATGGGATCGGGGTTACACCGGTGCTCGACAAATAGTAAAGACCTAGCGACGAGTTGAGATGGGTGAACTGAGTTGGCGCACCATTTCCACCACCTCCCCATACCAACTCTGCGTCGTAGTATAGACCGTCGGGCGTATACGTGTTCCCGTTGATTGTGATCTCCGCGGACTTTATCCCTGGCTGGGATATGGTAACCTTGTCGTAGTACTGAACCGAGGTGACTTGACTGCCCTGTAGGATCTCATACCCGAACCATATACTCACTGAGTTAGACGTATACGACGTGTTCACCACATATACGTAAGAGAACGGGAAGGAGTAGGTAAAGGTTGGACCCACGTCGTAATAGAAGGTGTTCCCACTCCCAGCAGAGGCAACCTTTCCGTTCCCGGACACAGCAGATGACGAGAGGGTTGAGGGGTTCCCTGTAAGGTTCCAGATGTTATCAATGAAGGTGACCTGGTTCGTGTTTGTCTGGAAACTTCCGACGTCCTGTAACCAGTACGCGAAGGTTCCCTGCGTGGTGTTTACCTGCAACACAACGTTCATCTGCAGGGTAGCAGAGTATGGATTTACACCGTATTTTCTGGCCTGTTTGTAGTAAGCGAGTAAGCTGGTAATGTTGGCGTAACCCAACACCTTAGAGGTCTCTATGACGTATGGCGTCACCTTGCCTGAATTGTTATAGAGGCCGAAGGACGCTATTCCTGAGGGGGCTGGCGGAGATGTGTAGTAAAGGAATGGGTTCACGTACTCTCCTCGGGTTTGTGGCTTGCCGTGGATTGGAGGGAAAAACACCGGGGATTGTTGTACTGCAGACATTGTAAAAAAGGAGGGTAACAATAAAATAGTTATGAGACCTAGGACTTTTAATTTTAACATTTGAATAGTGTCTAGGTAAAGGTTATTTTAATCTTTCTAAGTAAAGGTCAGTCAAAACGTTAGGTTTTGCCTCCTCCTACATTAATTGGTATCAAGTTATAGGACTCATCATGTTCTGACTATAGTATCTCACGGTATTACTGTGTCTGTTCACGAGAACAGGAGGTGTTGAAAAAAGTGAACTTATCCGCCCTGCCCAGCCTAGAGAGATATCACCTTCTCTTTATCAGTACTATCACCACACCCACAGCCACTATGGCAATAACGGCAACTATCCCCACAAATACTAGACTGATGGACGTCTGTAACGTCTCCTGGACGGGTTGGTTAACCGCTATACTCCCTCCAAGAGCCACTGGAGCAGTTCCGCTGAAACTTCCCGTCAAGTAGAAAGGTAAATTGGCATTCAAGGTGATGCTTGACCCTGCATTAACCCACTCACTGTTTGTCTGAACCCCATTTATTGTTACAGGGTATTGAGAGTTTATCTGTACTAGATACTGTTTCACTGTCTGTACTGAAATAGCTGAAGGCCCGTTCATGGTCAGGGTGGAAGGAGAGATCTGGGTGACGAGTTCCCTAGTTGTAGGGGTAACGTAATATGTGATATTCTCCACGTTTATGGTTGTTCCCGCGTTATACCAACCTGAGGTCAAGGTCTCGTTATTTCCGTTAACAAGGGCGTATGTAGGAATTGATGAAAGTAAGGTGAGCCTATACTGAACCACGGTGGAGATCGTAATGGTTTCCGGCTGGTTCACCGTGAAAGTTGATGGAGTAATCGAAGTTATCACGTAACGTTCGTTAGATGAGGGGTAATATGTGATGTTCTCAACCTGTATCAAGGTTCCTTGATAGTACCAACCTGACTGGAGGGTGAAGTTTTCATAGTCAACTTCGGCATAAACGGGGATAGGAGACGACACCTGAACATAGTACTGAGTCTCTGGGGTGACGGTAATGTTTAGGGGAGAATTCACGGAGAGAGAGGATGAAGGCGTCACACTAGTAATGACTTCCCTCTCACCTGGGCCTAGGTAGTAAGGAACGTTCTCGACGTCTATTGACGTAGATTGGTTGTACCATCCCGAGCTTAGGCTCTCATTGTGGCCGTTCACGAGAGCGTAGACTGGGATAGGAGATGAGACGTCAACGTAGTACTGTTGATAATAGGTGACTGTGAAGGTGCTGGGAGAGGTTGCTGTTCCCTGGTAGTTATATGCGATCACCCTTTCCCCTGAACTGCTCGAGAGGATTTGTGGGAATGTGTAACTAGTGCCGTAGTCCACCCATAACGTGACGGGCAACTTCGCGGTCTCCAGGTTCCCCAGGTAGTAGTAACTCACGGTAGGAACTGCAGGGCCCTGATACTGGAAGTTCACTTGAACCTGCTCGTAGTAGGTTATGGAGAGCTGAGTTGTGCCCAGTATCTCTCCTTGACCATTAACTGCGATCCACCTATAGCCAGACTCAGTTATATTTGAGGCGGAATAGGTGGTACCGGGGGGCACCTTAATGTTCAGGTTATTTAGTGGCAAGGTGACCCTTGAGCCGTTGGGGAAGGTAAAGGTTACGAGGGGTGTAGTGGGAGGCGTTTGCCCATTCACTGAGAAGGATCCTGTCACGGAGTAAAGTTGAGGTTGTGCAATGTTCACTGTAACATACTTAACCACGGAGAACCCTGGGAAGAGAGTTGCGTTAACCTCAAGTTGATAGGAGCCAGGTGACGTTGCTTCTACGGGAACGTTCAACGTGGTTTGTCCATTTACGTACACGTTGTAAGTCCTTGTGAGAGAGTTGCCCTTAACCTGGACTGTTACGTGTCCATAAGCTTGAATTTCAACTGGAATATTGGTTGTCTGCCCAAGTGTGAGATCTACGCTTGGAGGTATCACCACATTAAATTGCGTCACGCTGGTGGTCATGGAGCCAGGCTGAGCCATTACGTTGGCCTCTCCAACCAGCTGATCGTTAGTGTTGTAAACTAGGACTGAATAGTTCACGTAGGGCGTAAGAGTGAATGTGGCGGATCCCCCTTGGAACAAACAGAGGTTATTTACTTGCTCGGCGTACTGGTAGGAATAACTATCATTGTAGATCTGAACGTATCCCTGGTTTAACCCGGTGTTTACAGTTAGGCAAGTGACGTCAGTACTGTTCCACAATGGACCAAGAGCCCCAGGCCCGGTGGTTATAAATCCCGTGGGTAAGCCAGAATATGGATAATAATAATAAAGTACCTTAACATTGGACGATGTCTCGGCAGTATCTGAACCATAGTTGTATGTATTTGCAACCTCCTGGAAATTATGTCCGTTCCAGTAAAATAAAAGTAAATCAACGTTTGCTTGGTTAATATAAGTGTTTGAACCTCCACCTGGTCCGGCGAGAACAAGCTCGGCATCGTAATTATTGCCATTCCCTGTAAGGGCATATCCATTTACCTCAAAATAAACGTTGGTAGCACCTTGAACATTCGTCACTGTAACGGTATCATAGTTTATCCATCCATAACCATCATTGTACCAGAAATAGATAACAGGCTGACCTAGGTTATTGGTACTTACATTTACTAGAAGGTCAAAAGCCGTTGGAAGTGATTGTGTAACAATTGATCCTGGATCGTGGGACACGTCGCCATAAAAAACTTGCGAGGGATAATTTCCATTTGATGAGGATACAGCATACTGACCATTTCCTTGAAGACCGGTCACATTACCAAATGGTACAGTGGAATTCCAAATGTTATCAATAAAATATATTTCATGGTTTACAGTATTAAAACATGCGACGTCCTGAACCCAAAGAGCGTAAGACGATCCTCTTGCCTCATAGTTAAGCATGACATTGAGCTGAAAAGTTACCGCAGTACTTCCACTAGTAAAAGTCAACGCTTGTAAACTGTTTATGTACACTGTCCCTAAGAATTGGGTAGTGTCATAAGAGTAAAAACCGTTAGGCCCTACGCCATAATCCGTAATTCCCATGGGAGCAGGCTCCGATGAATAAATTCCTGGGAGAAGACCTTGACTACTTTCGCCCGAGTATGTGGTGTTGTTGGGCTGAACATGATAGGCTGATACTCCATTAGTAACTAGTAATAGGAAATAATAAAAGGACCAATAGAATTAAGGACTTCGATTTTCTCATAGTTAATGAAGATAAATTATTCCTATATTAACCTTTCGTAAAACATGGCCTAAAATTTTAATATGTATTAGAAAATATTATTTATCACCTACAACATAGGTTTAGATGCCTCTAATATGGTCAGAGATCAACTTGTCACAACCCCTTCATCAGTATAGTCTTCGATCTGACACTGTCACGATTTTTAACAATTTAGAAGGGTTCAATACAATCCTTCTGAACATGGCTTTCTGGTGGTTTCCTTATTCTGAGAATTTCAGTAAAGGGTATGATGTAAACTCCATTTGCATTATTTATTTCAATTCCGTACTTTATTCCATTTAATTTACCGCATATCTCCCCTTTACTGTCTTCAATGCATATTTTTGGTTTGTCATTAATTATTTTGAAAAACTCTGATTCCATTTCTCCCTCAGAGTTGGATTTAGGAAATTTTACATTACTATATTTTCCTTTAATTGTTCTCTCGGTGAAGTAAAATCTTATTCGCATCACATAAAGTGTCATAATCACTGTTGACCCTGATAAAGTGGACGAAAGAGCAAATGCGGTGAATGAGGCTGGACCTTTAATCAGTACATTAATAATGAGAAATGAAAGAAAAATGGATGAAATCATTAGGCTAATGTTCCTAATACTTTTCCAATACAGAAAAAACATGGCATCGGATACAACTTGCCATCCACGTTTCATGTCCAAGTTGGTCGATTTGATAGTAGTATTTTGTGGTGATACTTGGTCTTTATTTGATCTTAAATAGAGTCTCACTAATATAAGAAATAAGACAATTAGGCTCAGAATTATAAATACAAAAAGATTGATATATCTGTCATATTGCTTAAAAATTATTGAGATATATCCTATAATAGTTAACAAAAGGTAAGACAGAATTAGGAATCCATAGTAATATATTCTAGACTCTTGAACAAGCGACATATACCGATCTACGGTATTGTACTCTACACTGATAAGTTTTAAAATCCGAATTCTTTGAGATTTTCTTTCAGAAAAAACAGGAATATAATACTGTAATAGTGAAGCTACAAGACCTATCAGCCCGGGAACTATAGCAGTGACAATATCGGTCAGAGAGCTCATTCAACTTCAATGCCATTTTATCCACTGAATAATAACTTTTACCTGATGTGATTAATTGCAATCTTAAAGGCAGGCCAATTCTAGCCTGCTTAAACCATCACTTCTCCACCATTTTATCATGACGCCGTGTCAACGCGTGGAACTTCCAGGTTAAACCCACTTTGCAAAATTATTTTAATTTTCAGGGCGATTTACTTCTTCAATGGACTGCATATCGCTGACCAATGTCGTCAAGAGATTCGGACTAACGTATGCCTTGAACGGACTCTCCTTCTCTATCCCCTGTGGTGGCAGATACTCCCTTCTAGGACCAAACGGCGCTGGTAAGTCCACGACCATGAAGATCCTAGCTGGCCTAATTAGACCTGACAGCGGTGAGGTCACGATCAAGGGAATGACTCCCGGAAGCAAGGAGGTCAAGAGGATACTTGCCTACCTCCCCGAGGATCCAGTTCCGTATAGGATCCTGACGGTCAGGGAGAACTTGGAGTATTTCGCCTCCCTCAGGGGGATTCCGAATCCAAAGGAGAAGGCAGAGGAGATGATTGACCTGTTTGATCTGAGGGAGTACGAAAGAATTCAAGCGGGGAAACTCTCTCGCGGAAACCAACAGAAGCTCTCGCTTGCCCTGGTTCTCCTTCACGAGCCTGAAATAGTCCTCCTTGACGAACCCCTCAACTACCTGGACATACCCACGCAGGAGAGGGTGATCAACATTCTGAGGGGGATGAACTCGACCTTCCTAGTCTCGACCCACATAATGTCGATTGCGTCAAGGCTCACGGATCACGTAATCATGATCTCGAGGGGGAAGGTGATATGGGCCGGTAGCATATCTGAGTTGAGGGCCCTCGGAAGAGAAGACGAACCCATCGAGAGCGTGGTGTCGAGGATGATGACCGATGATCACTAAACTTCTGAAGGTCATCATTCTATCGCGTTTCCCCAAGTCCACAATAACGATGATCGTCCTCCTAGATGCTGTTCTCGTGGGCATGAGCGTTCCTGGGAGAGGAATCTCCCCCGCAATATCTCCCGAGTTTTCCCTTCTCTCAATCCTGTACATTACCTTCCTTGTGGGGATTTCGCCCTTCAATTCCAGGTTCAACCTAGTTACCAAGTCGGACTCCGACTTCCTAGTGATGCTTCCCGTGGATGATAGGGAACTGATTGCCTCCTTCATCCTGGGGTACTTCGTCGTGAGTTTACTCTTCTCTGCCGTGTTTGTTGCCTGGTTCGTGTACGCCCTCGGACTCTCGGGACTGGTGATACCACCCTTCCTTGCACTTGCGATATCGTCGATGTCGGGAACCCTGTACAACCTTGATAACAGAAAGAAGGCTGTAGTCAGCGTGGTCATGGTGGCCTGGTTCCTGTCAGCCTTGGCGAGGTTTCCCTTGAGTCCCTTATCCATGTTTGCTGGTTTCTGGTACGGCTACGTGATATTACCGGTTTTCTCGCTGGTTCTCCTGGTCCTGGCCCTGAAGAGGTTCAACTATGCAACCTTCTCCACTATGTCCTACACTCCTCCAGGGAAACAGGAGGTCAAGAGGGAGATTACCTTTAACGCAGGGAATCCCTTCCTCCTCATGCTGGAGAGGAACTTGAGGATATTCGAGATTGGCGGAAGAATGAACCTCATGGGAAGTTACACCTTCGTGTCCAGGAGGATAGAGTGGTGGAAGATTTTGAGTATCACTGCGGGGGTTGGGATCGCGATCTACGTGTTGTCAGCCCTGGGATTCAGGAGCTTTCAGCTGGGGTTCTACGTTCTCCTCGGAACCTGGATCTTCACGGTATCCTACTCGAACTCGGCGTTTATCTCGGAACCTATCTGGCTGGACATGAACGTGATGAGTCCGATCCAGTTCGCGAGGTATTACGTGCTAAGTAAGGCACTGTCTGTTGGGCTAATGTTGCTCCCAATCTCCCTCTCTTTCCTTGCCCTGGGGAGGATTGGAATAGCTGTTGCCATGCTAGTGGATTTGCCGCTGAGCTCGATCATGATCATCTCACTTTATGCCAGGTTCTATCAGATCAACTTCCAGAACCCCATGACCTTCAGTCCGTCTAGGTACCTTGTGGGATTCCTCACCATGATTCCCCTAGTGGGGATAGTCTTGATTGCGTTCCTACCAACCCCCGGAGTGATGGAGGGGGTAACGGTTTTTGAGGCCTTGATCTCTTTGCCCTTCCTGGCAATGAAGAGGTACTGGGAGAGGGTTGTGGAAAAGATAGTGACCACAGTATGATTTCTGAACTAGGTTGTTATTCTGAACTTGGTGGTGACTTCCCTCCACATGTAGACTTTATGACGAGGAACCTTCTACCTTAAGAGAGGTTTGGTCCATTATAGGGATACATAAAAATCCTCTTCGAAAGAGGTATAATTTAGCTCCTACTAACATTAATATGACTCCTTAGGGAGTACGTTTCCCTTGCATCATTTCCTAGCTTTCTCCGAAACAGGCAATCAATTACGCGCTATTCCTTAGGCTTGTGTAGGTCTCGTCTAAAGTTTTTACGTAGAAGGAGGAACTAATCAGGAAAACCTTGATTACTTCCATCAAGATCAAGAACTTCAAGAGCTTCAGGGACGTCACACTTAATCTCGGAAAAATAAGTGTAGTGGGCCCAAATGGTAGTGGAAAGACTAACCTAGTTGATGCGTTCTCCCTTCTAAAACAGGTTTTGAGACCCTCCTCGCTTTCACCCTACCCTTTCGCGAGATGGGGCGAATACAAGAACGTAGTGTTCATGCAAGATCCTGGTTTGGATATCTCCTTTGAGCTAGAGGGAAAACACAAGGGAATGGAGTACAGATATTTCCTTGAGATCAACGGCGAGCACTCCTTCACCGTGAAAAGGGAGGAGGTCAGGCTAGGGGACAGGGAAATAGAGAGGGAGAGAGACGCGGTCAAGATTGGGGACAAAAGAATAGAGATCCCCGTGAACTACAGTGTTTTCAATTTATTTAACGCACCTGATCCTGGCTCACCTGATTTGCTCTCCCTTTCTCTGGAGGGCGAATTGAAGGACTTCATGCTAAACTTCTTCAACGACGTCCTTATTCTTCGTTCCACGGAGAGAGCCCTACAACCTGCTCACGTCTCGGCTCCTGAGGGGATTGGGGAGGACGGGGCCGGTCTCCCCAGGGCTCTGTTGGGGAAAAATCTGCCAGGTCAGGTGAGTAACTTCTTGGACTCCCTAAACATGAGCCTAAGGGTAACTGTCTCAGACGACGGTAATGTTACGATCTCCGCTGTGGGGGTCGTGAATGGGAGAGAAATAGTCATTCCCCCAACCTCGATCCCCTCGGGAGTGGTCGAGATGATAACCCTTCTGACCTCAATCGACGTGCTTAAGCCCAGCCTGGTAGTTATAGACGGGTTGGAAAATTCCCTGCACCTGAAGTTCATGGAGAAGTTAATTGACGTTCTTAGATACTCTGAGCCCCAGTTCCTGATCACAACGCACTCGCCCCTGGTCATCGACTTCCTGGATCCCTCAGAGCTCGTGATCCTTGATAGGGAGACTGGAGAGACTAGGGTAACCACGATTCAAGACCCTGAGGGATTGAAGAAAAAGCTCCTGGAGGAGGGTCTGACCCTAGGCGAATGGATCATATACTAGGTGATTTTAGAGGATCTATGGGCCCAGTCAGGAGATGAGCAACCCAAAACCTGTGAAAACGTGTATTTCAATCTCTCGGGGGCAGGTCTCCAAGATTTCTCGAACGCGGTGGACGACCCTTGACCCTCTCTTTAGCTCCCCGGTTAAAGAAGTTTCATAACCCGGCGTGAATACTATACTCATGGAACTCAAAATCACGGTTCTGAGTGACAACTTCTCCTCAACGGTGATACCTCCCCTTCTCGGGGAGTGGGGCTTCTCAGCCCTCGTGGAGTACCAAGGGGTCAAGGTCCTGTTCGACGTTGGCAACTCTGGGATTCCAGTCCTGCACAACGCGTCCCTCCTGGGATTGGACCTAACGCAGGTAGATTACGTTGTCCTAAGCCACGGACATAGGGACCACACTGGCGGGCTTGGTAACCCCAAGCTACTCAAGAAACTCAGGGGGAAGATGGTTATTGCTCATCCCGGCGTATTTGAGCGGAAACTACTCAACTGGTCTGGGAAATTGCAGGACATCTCTATTCCCCTCACTAGGGAGGAGATGGAGAAGGAGTTCTCACTAGTCCTCACCAAGAGTCCCCTCGAGTTCGTTGACGGGCTGGTGTTCAGCGGAGAGGTGAAGAGGTTTGGTTTCCCGCAGTATACGGGAGGCCTTTTCAGGATTGACGGGGGAGTTACCCAGGATAACATGGAGGATGATGCATCACTCTACATCAAGACGGGACAAGGAGCCGTTGCCGTCACAGGTTGCGGTCATGCGGGAGTCCTAAACATAGTAAGGGATCTCAAGGAGAAGGTCAAGCCTGAGGAGATTCAGGCCGTCCTAGGAGGTTTTCATCTCCTTTCCTCTCCACGGGAACATGTGGAGGAGGTGTTCTCAAGCCTGCTCAAGGAGAGCAAGAGAATAGGGCCAGCTCACTGTAGCGGGAACTTGGTGAAATCCCTAGCCCAGAACCAGAAGGTATTCGTGGACATGGGAGTGGGGAAGACCTTCAAGTTAACGTGAAACGTTTAAATCCTCAAGTGATACTCTAGCCATGCAGGAAATTAAGGCTACTGACGACGAGCTCAAGAGAATTTACGAGGATATACCTTCCAGTTACGATAGGGCAAACAGGTTCATCTCCTTCAATCAAGACGTTAGATGGAGAGCCAATCTAGTTAAGACTGCATTGAAGTTCTGTCCCAATCCAGGGTCAGTCCTCGATGTCGCATCAGGTAAGGGAGAGCTCACATACGTTCTTAGGAAGTTCACCCAAGCCTACTCAGTGATGGTGGATTACTCAGAAAACATGTTGAGGCACTCCCTGGTGGAGGGAGATAGGATTCAGGGCTCTTTTGACGCGCTCCCCTTCAGGGATAATTCCTTTGACCTTGTGATGAGTAGTTTCGCGCTTCACGCCTCAGACAACGTTGAAGCGGTGGTGAGGGAGATGGAGAGAGTCTCTCGTCATGTTCTAGCGTTCATTGCCATGGGGAAGCCCGATTCCGTGTGGAAAAGGGCTTACGTTGGATTTTATCTTCATTACGTGATGCCATACATTGCCGCGTTGGGTGGAGCCAAGGCCAGCGATTACAGGTACATCTACTATATTTTCAGGAGGTTGTACACTAACTCGTACTACAGGCAACTGTTCTCTAGACTGCTGAACCTTAGGGTTTACAGGGAGTTAGCACTCAACCTGTTCTACTTTGTTGTGGGAGAGAAAAGGGGAGAAGACGAGAGCTAAAATAAAAAAGAGTATCAAGGCGCATGGGCCAGGTGTGCCGGGATCGTCTCAATTCCGATTACTGCCCCTAGTATTCCTGCCACTATTACAGCTAACCAGAACAACACGAAAACCACAATCCAAGCACCAATTGGCGGATCCTTGTTTTCAACTGCCTGAGACCTTAACCTATCAAGTATCACTGTCACGGGATAACCTAGAATTCCTGCAATACCATACGCAACGTAAAGTCCCAACAACGCCAGTGGTTCCTCTGTCAACCCTAGCCTATAGCCTACAACTCCGTAGTATATTGTGATTAGACCAACGAAGAGGGCAAATATCCCCGTAGTCTGAAGCCTCTTCTCCATGTAAACGGCAATAGAGTAGGAGAGGATTATTATACCCATTAGGAGGTAAACGTCGTAGAAAAGAATATTGTAACTGCCCGGTAAGGTCCATGTAAACTCTCCCCAAAGAGCCATAATCGTGATGACAACTCCTAGGACGCCGGCAGGAATGATAGAGTCATCGAGACTTCTCTTTATGGCACTATATCCCTCCCTCCTGAAGCCTAGATAGGCCTGAATTGTTGTGTAAGCTATGAGAACCGAGACCAAGGGTAAGGTGAATAACATTAAGGCCAAATCATCTATAAACGCCATTTTAATCACCATGTTACCTTTGATTTTCAAGATTTTAAATATGGCATATTGATTTATATTTTGTTTATAATTTCTAACTACGTTATCCGCAATTTATGTTAATTAATACTTTAACTAAATGGGAAAACTACAATTATGTTCAATTGTGGATTGATGTGGATGCCAAGCAGATACGGTATGTCGTCAAGACTCTACCCTCATTCCCGTAATCCTAGTGTAGTCCGGGTACCGTTTAATCTCCTCCAGAATCTTATTCCAGGAATCTAGGTCAACTGGCATGATGAAAAGTTCCCTTTCCTCATTGAGGTTATGATCGAGGACAATCTTCACATACCTCTGAATCCAGTCCTTTCTTCCCTGGGAAATGGAGTTGGTACCATACTTGTCTATGAGTAGGTGATCATTGCTGAAAGGCTTCGCCTTGTCCCCAAACGAGGGAAAGACATATTTGTCCTCTATTATGGCGTGCCACTTTACCACGAAGTTATGCGTCTCCCTGAGAAGAGATAGGCCAAGTTCAGGATCTCGATCTAGTATCTCCATGGCTATGGAGAACCTCAACCTGATCACCGCGTGCTCAAACCTCAGGAGATCCAAGGCGTTATGAACGAACATGATATTATTTCAAGACTCAAGGTAAAGAATCTTGATGTAAACTCCGCACTAAAACTAAAATTTAAGCTAAGGACCGCAGTCAATTTCGTGAAGATAGGATACGTGTCCACCAACTACTCCCTGGACTGTAGGGCTGACGCAACGTTCAGGTTGAAGAGCTTGACTGAGACAAAGGTCTTGGAGACTGCCTCCTCAAACCTCAACTGTCTCAAGAGGATTCTAGCGTGGAATGTGGAACACGGAATCCTCTTCTTCAGGATAAGCTCGAATACCATCCCCTTCGCGTCCCACCCCAAGAACACGACGAACTGGAGGGATGAGCTGAGAGACTTGCTTAAGGAAATTGGGTCTTACGTGAGAAATAACGGAATAAGGGTCTCCATGCATCCTGGACAATACACAGTAATAAACTCTGAAAGAAGGGAGATTATTGAGGCAAGCATTAAGGAGCTGGAGTACCATGCAGATCTCCTAGACCTCATGGGGGAGTCGAGGGGTATATTCAGATACACGTTGGAGGCAGGTCCGGTGGGAAGGAAAGGGGTATCGAGAGGTTCGTGAGGGGCTTCTCTCTTCTTCCAGAAAGCGTTGCGAAGAGGCTTGCCGTGGAGAACGATGACAAGATATATACACTCCGGGATTGCCTCTTACTGCACAGGGAACTTGGAGTTCCCGTAGTATTTGACAACCTCCATCACCAGGTTAACGGTAGCGGGGAGACCCTATCGGAGGCCTTCTCCCTCGCTAAGGACACGTGGAGAGGAACCC from Metallosphaera sedula DSM 5348 harbors:
- a CDS encoding thermopsin, whose product is MYSSEPAPMGITDYGVGPNGFYSYDTTQFLGTVYINSLQALTFTSGSTAVTFQLNVMLNYEARGSSYALWVQDVACFNTVNHEIYFIDNIWNSTVPFGNVTGLQGNGQYAVSSSNGNYPSQVFYGDVSHDPGSIVTQSLPTAFDLLVNVSTNNLGQPVIYFWYNDGYGWINYDTVTVTNVQGATNVYFEVNGYALTGNGNNYDAELVLAGPGGGSNTYINQANVDLLLFYWNGHNFQEVANTYNYGSDTAETSSNVKVLYYYYPYSGLPTGFITTGPGALGPLWNSTDVTCLTVNTGLNQGYVQIYNDSYSYQYAEQVNNLCLFQGGSATFTLTPYVNYSVLVYNTNDQLVGEANVMAQPGSMTTSVTQFNVVIPPSVDLTLGQTTNIPVEIQAYGHVTVQVKGNSLTRTYNVYVNGQTTLNVPVEATSPGSYQLEVNATLFPGFSVVKYVTVNIAQPQLYSVTGSFSVNGQTPPTTPLVTFTFPNGSRVTLPLNNLNIKVPPGTTYSASNITESGYRWIAVNGQGEILGTTQLSITYYEQVQVNFQYQGPAVPTVSYYYLGNLETAKLPVTLWVDYGTSYTFPQILSSSSGERVIAYNYQGTATSPSTFTVTYYQQYYVDVSSPIPVYALVNGHNESLSSGWYNQSTSIDVENVPYYLGPGEREVITSVTPSSSLSVNSPLNITVTPETQYYVQVSSPIPVYAEVDYENFTLQSGWYYQGTLIQVENITYYPSSNERYVITSITPSTFTVNQPETITISTVVQYRLTLLSSIPTYALVNGNNETLTSGWYNAGTTINVENITYYVTPTTRELVTQISPSTLTMNGPSAISVQTVKQYLVQINSQYPVTINGVQTNSEWVNAGSSITLNANLPFYLTGSFSGTAPVALGGSIAVNQPVQETLQTSISLVFVGIVAVIAIVAVGVVIVLIKRR
- a CDS encoding MBL fold metallo-hydrolase; protein product: MELKITVLSDNFSSTVIPPLLGEWGFSALVEYQGVKVLFDVGNSGIPVLHNASLLGLDLTQVDYVVLSHGHRDHTGGLGNPKLLKKLRGKMVIAHPGVFERKLLNWSGKLQDISIPLTREEMEKEFSLVLTKSPLEFVDGLVFSGEVKRFGFPQYTGGLFRIDGGVTQDNMEDDASLYIKTGQGAVAVTGCGHAGVLNIVRDLKEKVKPEEIQAVLGGFHLLSSPREHVEEVFSSLLKESKRIGPAHCSGNLVKSLAQNQKVFVDMGVGKTFKLT
- a CDS encoding class I SAM-dependent methyltransferase, with amino-acid sequence MQEIKATDDELKRIYEDIPSSYDRANRFISFNQDVRWRANLVKTALKFCPNPGSVLDVASGKGELTYVLRKFTQAYSVMVDYSENMLRHSLVEGDRIQGSFDALPFRDNSFDLVMSSFALHASDNVEAVVREMERVSRHVLAFIAMGKPDSVWKRAYVGFYLHYVMPYIAALGGAKASDYRYIYYIFRRLYTNSYYRQLFSRLLNLRVYRELALNLFYFVVGEKRGEDES
- a CDS encoding DUF981 family protein: MAFIDDLALMLFTLPLVSVLIAYTTIQAYLGFRREGYSAIKRSLDDSIIPAGVLGVVITIMALWGEFTWTLPGSYNILFYDVYLLMGIIILSYSIAVYMEKRLQTTGIFALFVGLITIYYGVVGYRLGLTEEPLALLGLYVAYGIAGILGYPVTVILDRLRSQAVENKDPPIGAWIVVFVLFWLAVIVAGILGAVIGIETIPAHLAHAP
- a CDS encoding ABC transporter ATP-binding protein, with the protein product MDCISLTNVVKRFGLTYALNGLSFSIPCGGRYSLLGPNGAGKSTTMKILAGLIRPDSGEVTIKGMTPGSKEVKRILAYLPEDPVPYRILTVRENLEYFASLRGIPNPKEKAEEMIDLFDLREYERIQAGKLSRGNQQKLSLALVLLHEPEIVLLDEPLNYLDIPTQERVINILRGMNSTFLVSTHIMSIASRLTDHVIMISRGKVIWAGSISELRALGREDEPIESVVSRMMTDDH
- a CDS encoding AAA family ATPase — its product is MITSIKIKNFKSFRDVTLNLGKISVVGPNGSGKTNLVDAFSLLKQVLRPSSLSPYPFARWGEYKNVVFMQDPGLDISFELEGKHKGMEYRYFLEINGEHSFTVKREEVRLGDREIERERDAVKIGDKRIEIPVNYSVFNLFNAPDPGSPDLLSLSLEGELKDFMLNFFNDVLILRSTERALQPAHVSAPEGIGEDGAGLPRALLGKNLPGQVSNFLDSLNMSLRVTVSDDGNVTISAVGVVNGREIVIPPTSIPSGVVEMITLLTSIDVLKPSLVVIDGLENSLHLKFMEKLIDVLRYSEPQFLITTHSPLVIDFLDPSELVILDRETGETRVTTIQDPEGLKKKLLEEGLTLGEWIIY
- a CDS encoding thermopsin, with translation MSAVQQSPVFFPPIHGKPQTRGEYVNPFLYYTSPPAPSGIASFGLYNNSGKVTPYVIETSKVLGYANITSLLAYYKQARKYGVNPYSATLQMNVVLQVNTTQGTFAYWLQDVGSFQTNTNQVTFIDNIWNLTGNPSTLSSSAVSGNGKVASAGSGNTFYYDVGPTFTYSFPFSYVYVVNTSYTSNSVSIWFGYEILQGSQVTSVQYYDKVTISQPGIKSAEITINGNTYTPDGLYYDAELVWGGGGNGAPTQFTHLNSSLGLYYLSSTGVTPIPSLYTFGSNTGESAYNVHDNLVNGVPESYVGTEELTILTNNFSVVLV